GTGCAGTTCCGTCCTGAATTCAAATCAAGGCCTGATAAACTGCATCCGCTATTCAGAAGCCTTATAGAAGCGGCAATAAAAAAAACAGACCTGCATAGCGCTGAAAGCCGTATGAAATAATTTGTATTCAATTAAGACATAATATTTTAAATGTTTGAAATAATAAAAAATAAACCTTTGGTAAAAGCGCTTGCTGTATTATGCGCCGTTTTGCTTGTGATTATTATTTTCCTCATCCCTTTAAGGGCATATATATACAACTCCGGAACATATATGAATTTATATGAAAAAAATGATGTTTTCGGCGAAATAGATAAGGATGATGCCATAAAGCTCACAGCCGGGATTATAAGTTTGCTGAGATACGGCAGCAATATTGATGAATTCAGATTAAAATCATCATATTCATTCTTTACATCCGATGAGATCAGTCATCTTTACGATGTACGGATTCTTATACAGAAATTTTTAATTACTCTTTATGCCTGTATAGTTTTATTTCTTATTTTTGCTTTTCTTATCATTCAGAAAAGTGTTTTATCTTATTTAAAAAATATTTCAAATATTTTTATCGGTTCTTCATGTATTGTAATTCTGTTAATTTTATTATTATATTTTTTCAGCAGCAATTTCATTTTCATCTTTGAAAGGTTCCATCATCTGTTTTTTCCTCAGGGCAACTGGGCTTTCCCGGAAGGCTCACTTCTGATAACTCTATTGCCTTTAAATTTTTTTTATGATTTTTTTATTAAAATACTGGTGACCGCAATGATTATATCTGTCATATTATTGCTGACAGGAATAATTTTTTATATTATTTACAGAATAAAGTCAGGCAGGAATGAAAGGGTTTCTTTAAAATAAATGTATAAAATAAATGAAAAAAGATTGTTGAATGAATTTTTTAAAATACTGTCAATAAAAAGCCCGACAAAAAAAGAAAAGGCATTATCCGTCTATCTTGAAGAACAATTTAAAAAATTGGGAATGACTGTCACTATTGATGACGCCGGAAAAAAATTTGGCG
This is a stretch of genomic DNA from Actinomycetota bacterium. It encodes these proteins:
- a CDS encoding DUF1461 domain-containing protein, with translation MFEIIKNKPLVKALAVLCAVLLVIIIFLIPLRAYIYNSGTYMNLYEKNDVFGEIDKDDAIKLTAGIISLLRYGSNIDEFRLKSSYSFFTSDEISHLYDVRILIQKFLITLYACIVLFLIFAFLIIQKSVLSYLKNISNIFIGSSCIVILLILLLYFFSSNFIFIFERFHHLFFPQGNWAFPEGSLLITLLPLNFFYDFFIKILVTAMIISVILLLTGIIFYIIYRIKSGRNERVSLK